In Spirosoma aureum, a single genomic region encodes these proteins:
- a CDS encoding vitamin K epoxide reductase family protein yields MALFDTLSNTTDENATATLYALVKELGAKVTRATVQEELSQHPDFPSLLSLSDLLTDWHIDNTALQLNTTEQLRELPVPFVAHLHKNGGWYVLVTALTGNRITYSDNTQGRKSDLLTDFEKNWSGIVLLAETNEQSGESDYSAHRKREVLNELRGPFALVGSLLIFFVIILSVAKDLKATDWFLLATKSTGLLLSGLLVAKQLGSKNALADRLCSINAKTNCDDVLNSPAAKLWGWLSWTDVGLLYFAGGLITVLIIGFQPAVRPLLSGLAWLALPYTLFSVYYQARVIRQWCSLCLAVQAVLLVEGMLAAIQLNALPDFVQPYLLILITFLLPTLAWVILKPLLAHLPKSRQDHNELMQFKRNPDLFRALLLQQPEMQPISADLHPIVLGNPNAKNILTIVTNPYCSPCARKHKEISGLLSRNSNIGVRVVFYTSENSNDRITKLAQHLLALDSSLVDDALTAWFSQPQHNYERWASKFPANLENTLQVALEHGRWCRTAQITFTPTSFLNNFRFPGYYHIGDITWLLSSDVNESIALL; encoded by the coding sequence ATGGCTTTATTCGACACGCTATCAAATACTACCGACGAAAATGCAACGGCAACACTTTACGCCCTGGTGAAGGAGCTAGGTGCAAAAGTGACGCGTGCAACTGTTCAGGAAGAACTCTCGCAACATCCTGACTTTCCTAGCTTGCTTAGTTTAAGTGACCTGCTTACCGATTGGCATATTGACAATACAGCCCTCCAACTCAATACGACCGAGCAACTCCGTGAATTACCAGTACCTTTTGTTGCACACCTCCATAAGAATGGTGGTTGGTATGTATTAGTGACTGCTTTAACAGGCAACCGAATTACATATAGTGACAATACCCAGGGACGTAAGAGCGATTTATTGACTGACTTTGAAAAGAACTGGTCGGGTATAGTGTTGTTGGCCGAAACAAACGAACAGTCTGGTGAATCCGACTATAGTGCCCATCGTAAACGGGAAGTCCTTAATGAATTACGCGGCCCGTTTGCGTTGGTTGGCTCACTGCTTATTTTTTTTGTCATCATCCTGAGCGTAGCGAAGGACCTTAAAGCAACGGACTGGTTCCTGCTGGCTACAAAGTCAACGGGTTTGCTACTCAGCGGTTTGTTGGTAGCTAAACAGTTGGGCAGTAAAAATGCCCTGGCCGACCGTCTATGTAGTATTAATGCCAAAACCAATTGCGATGATGTACTTAACTCCCCAGCCGCCAAGCTGTGGGGGTGGCTCAGTTGGACCGATGTTGGGTTGCTCTATTTTGCAGGTGGCTTGATTACAGTTTTAATTATAGGTTTCCAGCCTGCTGTCCGCCCATTGCTGTCCGGTTTGGCGTGGCTGGCGTTGCCCTATACCCTGTTTTCGGTCTATTATCAGGCTCGCGTCATTCGGCAATGGTGTTCGTTGTGTCTGGCAGTACAGGCAGTTTTATTAGTAGAGGGAATGCTGGCGGCTATTCAGTTAAATGCATTGCCTGATTTTGTACAGCCTTATCTGCTCATACTGATTACGTTCTTATTGCCAACACTGGCGTGGGTAATCCTAAAGCCATTATTAGCTCATCTTCCCAAAAGCCGCCAGGACCATAACGAGCTAATGCAATTTAAACGTAATCCTGATTTGTTCCGGGCGCTGCTATTGCAGCAACCGGAGATGCAGCCGATTTCTGCCGATTTACACCCGATTGTGCTGGGTAATCCAAATGCGAAAAATATTCTAACGATAGTAACTAATCCATACTGTAGCCCTTGCGCTCGTAAGCACAAAGAAATAAGTGGCCTCCTTAGTCGAAATTCTAATATAGGAGTTCGTGTTGTTTTTTATACTTCAGAAAATAGCAATGACAGAATAACTAAGCTTGCTCAACATCTATTGGCACTAGACTCGTCGTTAGTTGACGATGCGCTAACAGCTTGGTTTAGTCAACCGCAACACAATTATGAAAGGTGGGCCTCCAAGTTCCCTGCCAATTTGGAAAATACTTTGCAAGTAGCACTAGAGCATGGACGTTGGTGCCGGACAGCTCAGATCACCTTTACACCTACTTCGTTCCTTAATAATTTTCGCTTTCCCGGCTACTACCACATTGGGGACATCACTTGGCTACTTTCAAGTGATGTAAATGAATCCATCGCGTTATTATGA
- a CDS encoding helix-turn-helix domain-containing protein, with translation MNLLLHTIMGLAENIKQYRNDHHIKQEYVADKINVHQTTYHRIENNNERCAKRLPEIANALETTPDVLKNYHITNCPKPELPETVETLLAEKETLIENLHIENTFLKHYTTYLHSVWNEYCLGYNREQPVLNK, from the coding sequence TTGAATCTACTTCTTCATACCATTATGGGATTAGCAGAGAACATCAAGCAATACCGCAATGATCATCACATCAAACAGGAGTATGTAGCCGATAAAATCAATGTCCATCAAACGACCTATCATCGGATTGAAAACAATAACGAGCGTTGCGCCAAACGATTGCCTGAGATTGCCAATGCGCTGGAAACTACTCCCGACGTACTCAAAAACTACCACATAACGAATTGCCCAAAGCCAGAACTTCCCGAAACCGTTGAGACACTTCTGGCAGAAAAAGAGACTTTAATCGAAAACTTACATATTGAAAATACATTTCTCAAGCATTATACAACTTATCTGCACAGCGTCTGGAATGAATATTGTCTGGGGTATAACAGAGAGCAGCCGGTATTGAACAAATGA
- a CDS encoding Gfo/Idh/MocA family protein produces MKTFQPTRRDFLKQSSAAALSLAVFPKLKRKVAPSDRVRVAHIGLNGMGTNHLNWFANLPEVDVVGLCDLDETHLAKALDTLKKVHPDTTAKTYSDFRHLLDRSDIDAITCATPDHWHAQVAIMAFQAGKDVYGEKPLSYSVREGQKMLKALNRYDRIFQLGTQIHAGDNYHRVVEIIQSGTIGKVHTVRLWKTGFPPVLGPANYQAPPSTLNWDMWQGPAPVSLYTPERCHFTYRYFLDYSGGVFQDFWCHIADVVWWAINPTGLKRISAKGEAPEGIGDAPKWIDIDYEFDGLKLHWTSTPPNVPGAEKRGIGAYFEGEKGTLLCDYNTREITINGVIMSDIAEVPITLERSPGHQQNFINSVKSRKQPESNLAYARQMTMPMHLGLISYRLGQPLEWNPRKEKFRHNSEANAMLFREYRKEWDLI; encoded by the coding sequence ATGAAGACCTTTCAACCGACTCGCCGGGATTTCCTGAAACAAAGCAGCGCGGCTGCGCTGAGTTTAGCTGTCTTCCCTAAACTGAAACGCAAAGTTGCCCCCAGCGATCGGGTGCGCGTAGCCCACATCGGCCTGAACGGTATGGGAACCAATCACCTGAACTGGTTTGCCAATCTACCCGAAGTTGACGTCGTTGGACTGTGCGATCTGGACGAGACGCATCTGGCCAAAGCCCTGGATACGCTCAAAAAAGTACACCCTGACACGACGGCCAAAACCTACTCCGATTTTCGTCATCTGCTCGACCGCTCCGATATCGACGCTATTACCTGCGCTACCCCCGACCACTGGCACGCCCAGGTTGCCATCATGGCGTTTCAGGCCGGCAAAGACGTTTATGGCGAAAAACCCCTCTCCTACAGCGTCCGCGAAGGGCAGAAAATGCTCAAAGCCCTTAATCGATATGACCGCATTTTTCAGCTAGGTACGCAGATTCACGCGGGCGACAACTACCACCGCGTTGTAGAAATCATTCAGAGTGGGACCATTGGCAAGGTACATACCGTTCGGCTCTGGAAAACCGGATTTCCGCCCGTGCTGGGACCGGCCAACTATCAGGCACCACCGTCTACATTGAACTGGGATATGTGGCAGGGGCCCGCTCCCGTCTCGCTGTATACGCCGGAACGGTGTCATTTTACGTATCGCTACTTTCTGGATTATTCAGGTGGTGTGTTTCAGGATTTCTGGTGTCACATAGCCGATGTCGTGTGGTGGGCCATCAATCCGACTGGCCTGAAGCGTATTTCTGCAAAGGGCGAAGCACCCGAAGGTATTGGCGACGCGCCCAAATGGATCGATATTGATTATGAGTTCGACGGACTGAAACTTCATTGGACCAGCACACCACCTAATGTGCCAGGGGCTGAAAAACGTGGTATCGGAGCTTATTTTGAGGGCGAGAAAGGCACACTGCTTTGCGATTACAACACCCGCGAAATCACGATCAATGGGGTCATTATGAGCGATATCGCCGAAGTCCCTATCACCCTTGAACGGTCGCCGGGGCATCAGCAAAATTTCATCAATTCAGTAAAATCACGCAAGCAACCGGAGTCTAATCTGGCCTATGCCCGCCAAATGACAATGCCCATGCATCTCGGCCTGATCTCGTACCGGCTTGGTCAGCCACTGGAGTGGAATCCCCGCAAAGAAAAATTCAGGCATAATTCCGAAGCCAATGCCATGTTGTTCAGGGAATACCGGAAAGAATGGGATTTGATATGA
- a CDS encoding chromate transporter yields the protein MVIPTTAYTRRQLTVYFLKLGTFGFGGPPALVSAMYRDLVQDRRWIDETDYREGVALAQLAPGPLAAQLAIYLGYVHYGILGATIVGVAFVLPSFLMVLALGWAYVHFGGLPWMQAMFYGVGSAVIGLIAIGTYKLANKTVAKDGLSWGLFIVSAVTTVVMESELLWLVVGSGILYWFVKASPYSLPGRTGNVWAPVLTQVLAIPTDSILWKLAIFFAKAGAFVFGSGLAIVPFLYGGVVKEYGWLTEQQFLDAVAVAMITPGPVVITVAFIGYLVAGFWGAVVAALATFLPCYLLTVLPAPYFKKYGKHPGIKAFVDGVTIAAVGAIAGAVVVLARRQLIDLPAIGIALVTILLLYRFKKLPELGVIAAAAILGVLLRQAL from the coding sequence ATGGTTATCCCGACAACTGCTTATACACGCCGACAACTTACGGTCTATTTTCTGAAGCTAGGCACATTTGGTTTCGGCGGTCCTCCCGCCTTGGTGAGCGCTATGTACCGCGACCTGGTTCAGGATCGGAGATGGATTGATGAAACTGATTATCGGGAAGGTGTAGCGCTGGCGCAATTAGCTCCGGGGCCATTAGCAGCCCAGTTGGCCATTTATCTTGGCTATGTGCACTATGGGATTCTGGGCGCTACGATTGTTGGGGTGGCCTTCGTATTGCCTTCTTTTTTGATGGTACTGGCGTTAGGCTGGGCATATGTACACTTTGGCGGATTGCCCTGGATGCAGGCCATGTTTTATGGCGTTGGCTCAGCTGTTATTGGGCTTATTGCCATTGGAACGTATAAACTCGCCAATAAAACTGTCGCAAAAGATGGGCTAAGCTGGGGGCTGTTTATTGTCTCGGCGGTTACAACGGTCGTTATGGAATCGGAGTTATTGTGGCTAGTAGTTGGTTCAGGCATTCTATACTGGTTTGTAAAGGCATCGCCCTACAGTCTACCTGGGCGAACCGGCAACGTCTGGGCTCCCGTTCTGACTCAGGTGTTGGCAATACCCACTGATTCGATTTTATGGAAACTGGCTATTTTCTTCGCCAAAGCTGGGGCTTTTGTGTTCGGTAGTGGGTTGGCTATCGTTCCATTTCTGTATGGTGGTGTTGTCAAAGAATACGGCTGGCTGACCGAACAGCAGTTTTTAGATGCCGTTGCGGTGGCCATGATTACCCCTGGTCCTGTTGTCATTACCGTTGCGTTTATCGGCTATCTGGTAGCCGGTTTTTGGGGTGCGGTTGTGGCGGCACTGGCTACATTTCTACCCTGTTATCTGCTGACAGTTTTACCGGCTCCCTACTTCAAAAAGTATGGTAAACATCCGGGCATCAAGGCGTTTGTCGATGGCGTAACCATTGCCGCTGTAGGAGCTATTGCCGGAGCCGTCGTTGTGCTGGCCCGTCGGCAACTTATCGATCTGCCTGCGATTGGCATTGCACTCGTAACCATATTACTCCTGTACCGATTCAAAAAACTACCCGAACTGGGTGTGATTGCCGCAGCGGCCATTCTTGGAGTTCTGTTGCGTCAGGCGTTGTAG
- a CDS encoding DUF1259 domain-containing protein → MKRRNFLQTAIVAGAIPICSTSGTDALLIGPTPALSAEEQDVIATALGKKGTYNEAQATYSVPLPRMDLKVTLKGEPVPIPFGFGGWVAFKKTLDGKQTVMMSDTVLLEEEVNPLIDAVHAAGLEIGAIHNHFFYEQPRIFYMHLHGMGDVSNLAKKYAQAIQRTKLFPANQPNGTQSATASQTGKELFDLPALDEIVKHKGVVNGPTYKYTVGRDDVQITAMGAEMTAAIGLNSWASFAGQQSGAHIAGDIAMLESEVNSVVKILRKNNLEVVALHHHMLGDQPRTVFLHYYGRGPATDLARGFRAALDQLGKGTPAMKH, encoded by the coding sequence ATGAAACGAAGAAATTTTCTGCAAACGGCGATCGTAGCAGGTGCCATTCCCATTTGTTCGACTTCCGGTACCGATGCGTTACTCATTGGGCCTACCCCTGCATTGTCGGCGGAAGAACAGGACGTCATTGCAACTGCACTGGGGAAAAAAGGAACTTACAACGAAGCTCAGGCTACCTACTCAGTCCCCTTACCACGTATGGATCTGAAAGTGACCCTAAAAGGTGAACCTGTTCCTATTCCGTTTGGCTTCGGTGGATGGGTTGCTTTCAAGAAAACACTCGACGGAAAGCAGACTGTTATGATGAGCGATACGGTTCTACTCGAAGAAGAGGTGAACCCGTTGATTGATGCGGTTCACGCTGCCGGGCTGGAGATTGGTGCTATTCACAATCACTTTTTTTACGAACAGCCCCGCATTTTTTACATGCACCTGCACGGTATGGGCGATGTGAGCAATCTGGCAAAAAAGTACGCACAGGCTATTCAACGTACGAAACTTTTTCCGGCCAATCAGCCCAACGGAACCCAATCAGCAACAGCTTCCCAAACGGGTAAGGAATTGTTTGATTTGCCTGCTTTGGATGAGATTGTGAAACATAAAGGAGTAGTAAACGGACCCACCTATAAATATACTGTAGGCCGCGATGATGTGCAGATTACGGCGATGGGTGCAGAAATGACTGCGGCTATCGGATTAAATTCCTGGGCGTCGTTTGCGGGTCAGCAGTCTGGCGCCCATATAGCAGGCGACATTGCTATGCTCGAAAGTGAAGTGAATTCAGTCGTAAAAATCTTACGGAAGAATAACCTGGAAGTGGTTGCACTCCACCACCATATGCTGGGTGACCAACCACGAACGGTGTTTTTACATTACTACGGTCGTGGCCCTGCCACCGATCTGGCGCGTGGCTTTCGGGCAGCACTTGATCAACTTGGTAAAGGAACACCAGCTATGAAGCATTAA
- a CDS encoding chromate resistance protein ChrB domain-containing protein, whose amino-acid sequence MRWITRERPKIDRLACPWLIRRFIDPEAEIIFVQESQVQMKAQELDATPFDIPGVEYTHYEGRCTFDYFLEKYALIDPALQIIAPIVRGADIDDHLLASQAAGLWAISAGMAFNIRDDHELLAQGMILYDALYSWAKYLQRQKHTQSPTEKLLLQVLHTYEKPKKKAPVWVKELREMIQDQIDTNLSLSLKGLSENLSVNPAYLSREFSRYFDNLSFGEYIRKLRIEKSLQLLESTAYTLSEIAYLTGFSDQSHFNRIFKKQIGLNPSEYRKSWLKGKADTKG is encoded by the coding sequence ATGCGCTGGATTACCCGTGAACGTCCTAAAATTGACCGGCTTGCCTGCCCCTGGCTGATCCGTAGATTTATTGACCCGGAAGCCGAAATTATTTTCGTACAGGAATCGCAGGTACAAATGAAAGCGCAGGAGTTAGACGCGACGCCATTCGACATTCCGGGAGTAGAATATACGCATTACGAAGGCCGCTGCACATTTGATTATTTCCTGGAGAAGTACGCGCTAATAGATCCGGCCCTACAGATAATAGCTCCCATTGTTCGGGGCGCCGACATTGATGATCATTTGCTGGCTTCGCAGGCTGCTGGACTTTGGGCCATTTCGGCAGGTATGGCTTTCAACATCCGTGACGATCATGAATTACTGGCACAGGGAATGATTTTATATGATGCACTTTATAGTTGGGCAAAATACCTACAACGCCAGAAGCACACGCAAAGCCCGACAGAAAAGCTATTGCTACAGGTACTTCATACCTACGAAAAACCGAAGAAAAAAGCACCTGTCTGGGTAAAGGAGCTTCGGGAAATGATTCAGGATCAGATTGATACAAACCTGTCGTTGAGCCTGAAAGGCTTATCGGAAAATCTGTCGGTCAATCCCGCCTATCTGTCGCGAGAGTTCTCGCGGTATTTCGATAATCTGTCATTTGGCGAATACATCCGTAAACTTCGTATCGAAAAATCGCTTCAGTTACTTGAATCAACTGCTTACACATTGTCTGAAATAGCTTACCTGACTGGATTCTCTGATCAGAGTCATTTTAACCGGATTTTTAAGAAACAGATTGGGCTAAACCCCTCCGAGTACCGAAAAAGCTGGCTAAAAGGTAAAGCAGATACAAAAGGTTAA
- a CDS encoding WYL domain-containing protein — translation MTTYNRANPQNLPLDRINRFRETAEEFVYPKTFNSRTYFQNLLGTTKTDNEAVSVVLHFSPERSKYVETKKIHPTQKATRLPDGRLEGRLLGDLDPSW, via the coding sequence TTGACGACGTACAATCGGGCTAATCCGCAAAACCTGCCCCTCGACAGGATCAATCGTTTTCGAGAGACTGCCGAGGAGTTTGTTTACCCCAAAACGTTCAACAGCCGAACCTATTTCCAAAACCTGCTTGGAACAACTAAAACGGACAACGAAGCAGTCTCCGTAGTGTTGCACTTCAGTCCCGAACGCAGTAAGTATGTAGAAACGAAGAAAATTCACCCAACGCAGAAAGCAACTCGGCTACCTGATGGCAGATTAGAGGGCCGGCTTCTGGGCGATCTTGACCCGTCGTGGTAA
- a CDS encoding IS110 family transposase, which produces MKRQRQLKQLPTWNPAEALFCMEHTGIYNAHLLDFLHKLHVPIWLENSLQIKQSGGMQRGKNDTVDAQRIAEYARGGVPLSLS; this is translated from the coding sequence GTGAAGAGACAACGTCAGTTAAAGCAACTACCTACCTGGAATCCAGCGGAAGCCCTATTCTGTATGGAGCACACAGGGATATACAACGCCCACTTACTAGATTTTTTGCATAAGCTACATGTACCTATCTGGTTAGAGAACAGCTTACAAATCAAGCAGTCAGGCGGTATGCAGCGGGGCAAAAATGACACCGTCGATGCTCAACGGATTGCGGAGTATGCCCGCGGTGGCGTACCACTATCGCTTTCGTGA
- a CDS encoding IS110 family transposase: MAPFEYRSGTSIRGKTRLSHQARKRLKTLFRLGAMSVIQMKGELQSYYQRKVGEDKNKMLVLNAVRNNRTAERLIHRVYAVVRRGEKYNKNYVSPLA; this comes from the coding sequence GTGGCTCCATTTGAATATCGCTCAGGCACTAGTATCCGGGGTAAGACCCGACTCAGTCACCAAGCTAGAAAACGGTTGAAAACCTTGTTTCGTCTAGGGGCTATGTCGGTTATTCAAATGAAGGGGGAGCTTCAGAGCTATTACCAACGTAAAGTAGGTGAGGATAAGAATAAGATGCTGGTGCTGAATGCCGTTCGTAACAATCGGACCGCCGAGCGGCTGATCCATCGGGTATACGCAGTTGTGCGTCGGGGCGAAAAATATAACAAAAATTATGTGTCACCGCTTGCATAG